From the Burkholderia mayonis genome, one window contains:
- a CDS encoding polysaccharide deacetylase family protein, with product MFAKSGKFLRVVFALFALAFAFSPGGARAATNQLLLLVPDTLTLPDSRVSAWLDSAQEEGLQITVMTDSQFMQAGATLSQYPGLILPDQVHTVADDTLVTAIRNYVLNGGKVLLVYDFGVLNSAGFYPIPKSRFSSMVGVDYVLYDQLGANMIGLGNVTGMSSWLRTLQVPPGKSMTWTTTSATATTNALLSTAAGATSTATSGTLMYLSASPSNPGGLKGYNHGAWFGYTLPKNGKGTFTSTAPKLTGFVTGKPVKSGTYTASSLATAVTTAANTLLATTNTLTDTLEGISGYVYGFLTYPSFVTQGTYTGTTILTSPTFGLVSGYNTYGNGGVLFVNLPLAYLDGQTDGMLIHGYLRYFGTNLLKLPSLSNLPGAKAGLVFNWHFCAEDQIQPAMYLKSLGVWTNGPFSIVFTAGPDEATFGDGDGINLDSNSTALNLVKYLLSKGHHIGSHGGWIHDYWGAYASETNQSTFQQYLVMNHQAVMTATGQPDVEYAAPEGNTPAWSVNWLEANGFNGYYFTGHTGSEPTRAYRNGALLNPGLWSYPVMPFGKYATFEEFQQYGVPLTDVTNWYTNLINFVVANRTSRLIYAHPYGASFYPTVLASIFTQANALKLLGRFTWYTMSDITNFDRSRLNVTWSETDMGGSWAFAASHPTNLANMTWLLPKAAYAQPVVTQGAATIVGTDATNWLVIAGTGTSLKFTSAKLQ from the coding sequence ATGTTTGCAAAGTCAGGCAAATTCTTGCGAGTCGTGTTCGCGTTGTTCGCGCTCGCGTTCGCGTTCAGCCCAGGCGGTGCGCGGGCAGCCACCAATCAACTGCTGTTGCTGGTGCCGGATACGCTCACGCTGCCCGACTCGAGGGTGTCCGCCTGGCTCGACAGCGCACAGGAGGAAGGGTTGCAGATCACGGTGATGACCGACAGCCAGTTCATGCAGGCGGGCGCGACGCTGTCGCAATATCCGGGGCTCATCCTGCCCGACCAGGTGCATACGGTCGCCGACGACACGCTCGTCACCGCGATCCGGAACTACGTGCTGAACGGCGGCAAGGTGTTGCTCGTCTACGACTTCGGCGTGCTGAATTCGGCGGGCTTCTATCCGATTCCGAAATCGCGCTTCAGCTCGATGGTCGGCGTCGACTACGTACTGTACGACCAGCTCGGCGCCAACATGATCGGCCTCGGCAACGTGACCGGCATGAGCAGCTGGCTGCGCACGCTCCAGGTGCCGCCCGGCAAGTCGATGACGTGGACGACGACGTCGGCGACTGCGACGACGAACGCGCTGCTGTCGACGGCGGCCGGCGCGACGAGCACGGCCACGTCGGGCACGCTGATGTACTTGTCCGCGAGCCCGTCGAACCCGGGCGGCCTGAAGGGTTACAACCACGGCGCGTGGTTCGGCTACACATTGCCGAAGAATGGCAAGGGCACGTTCACGTCGACCGCGCCCAAGCTGACGGGCTTCGTCACCGGCAAGCCGGTCAAGTCGGGCACGTACACCGCGAGTTCGCTGGCGACCGCCGTGACGACCGCGGCGAACACGCTGCTCGCGACGACGAACACGCTGACTGATACGCTCGAAGGCATCTCGGGCTACGTGTACGGCTTCCTCACGTATCCGAGCTTCGTCACGCAAGGCACGTATACCGGCACGACGATCCTGACGTCGCCGACCTTCGGTCTCGTGTCCGGCTACAACACGTACGGCAACGGCGGCGTGCTGTTCGTGAACCTGCCGCTCGCGTACCTCGACGGCCAGACCGACGGCATGCTGATCCACGGCTACCTGCGCTACTTCGGCACGAACCTGTTGAAGCTGCCGTCACTGTCGAATTTACCGGGGGCGAAGGCCGGACTCGTGTTCAACTGGCACTTCTGCGCGGAAGACCAGATCCAACCGGCGATGTATCTGAAGAGCCTCGGCGTGTGGACGAACGGCCCGTTCTCGATCGTATTCACCGCCGGCCCGGACGAAGCGACGTTCGGCGACGGCGACGGCATCAACCTCGACTCCAACTCGACCGCGCTGAATCTCGTCAAGTACCTTCTCAGCAAGGGCCACCACATCGGCAGCCACGGCGGATGGATACACGACTACTGGGGCGCGTATGCGAGCGAGACGAACCAGAGCACGTTCCAGCAGTATCTGGTGATGAACCATCAGGCCGTGATGACCGCGACCGGGCAGCCCGACGTCGAATACGCGGCGCCCGAAGGCAACACGCCGGCCTGGTCTGTGAACTGGCTCGAAGCAAACGGCTTCAACGGCTACTACTTCACTGGCCACACCGGTTCCGAGCCGACCCGCGCGTATCGCAACGGCGCGCTGCTGAACCCGGGCCTGTGGTCATATCCGGTGATGCCGTTCGGCAAGTACGCGACGTTCGAGGAGTTCCAGCAATACGGCGTGCCGCTCACCGACGTCACGAACTGGTATACGAACCTCATCAACTTCGTCGTCGCGAACCGGACGAGCCGGCTGATCTACGCGCACCCGTACGGTGCGTCGTTCTATCCGACCGTGCTGGCGTCGATCTTCACGCAGGCGAACGCGTTGAAGCTGCTCGGCCGGTTCACGTGGTACACGATGAGCGACATCACGAACTTCGACCGCTCGCGTCTGAACGTTACGTGGTCGGAGACCGACATGGGCGGTAGCTGGGCATTCGCGGCGAGCCATCCGACGAACCTCGCGAACATGACGTGGCTGTTGCCGAAGGCGGCGTATGCACAGCCGGTCGTCACGCAAGGCGCGGCCACTATCGTCGGCACCGACGCGACGAACTGGCTCGTGATCGCCGGCACCGGCACGAGCCTCAAGTTCACGAGCGCGAAGCTGCAGTGA
- a CDS encoding YaiO family outer membrane beta-barrel protein, translating to MHAIRCRCGPPVPVAALALACVCAFGASPARAASTDAPAAASAELPAPPAAASAESPAPAAIAAAAASQPAPQPAPQPMTQPMTQPVTQPVTQPVTPLAPPPAAPLVIVPRQFDETALVKVGSEGMPDGWPLAEVTPSQENQPTLPEAIVTHVQAPQERHTELSLAYSTAHLTHGYGNWYGVHLRGLYQAGGRTVIGELSQLHRFGETTQLGAITYVQDMGPDWFGGIGFAGTTSGTILPSARVDLSINRKLLSNRSLVLSAGAGYAWNRNGHRDQLYHLGAIWYALPKWIFEAGWNYTVDSPGSVKAPAYYGAVTYGEVGKSVIVLRGGFGREAYQAIGNNAQITDFRSHEMSLKWRYWITRKWGTQVEFDYYHNPYYSRFGGEVGVFYRW from the coding sequence ATGCATGCGATTCGTTGCCGATGCGGCCCGCCCGTTCCCGTCGCCGCGCTCGCGCTCGCCTGCGTCTGCGCGTTTGGCGCGTCGCCTGCGCGCGCGGCCTCGACCGATGCGCCGGCTGCGGCTTCCGCCGAACTTCCCGCGCCGCCGGCTGCCGCGTCGGCCGAATCTCCCGCGCCGGCCGCGATCGCGGCGGCGGCCGCATCGCAGCCGGCACCGCAGCCGGCACCGCAGCCCATGACGCAGCCCATGACGCAACCCGTGACGCAACCCGTGACGCAACCCGTGACGCCGCTTGCGCCGCCGCCTGCTGCGCCGCTCGTCATCGTGCCGCGTCAGTTCGACGAGACGGCGCTCGTGAAGGTTGGTTCGGAGGGAATGCCCGACGGCTGGCCGCTCGCCGAGGTCACGCCGAGCCAGGAGAACCAGCCGACGCTGCCGGAGGCGATCGTCACGCATGTCCAGGCGCCGCAGGAGCGGCACACGGAGCTGTCGCTCGCGTATTCGACCGCGCATCTGACGCACGGCTACGGCAACTGGTACGGCGTGCATCTGCGCGGCCTCTATCAGGCGGGCGGCCGCACGGTCATCGGCGAGCTCTCGCAGCTCCACCGCTTCGGCGAGACCACGCAGCTCGGCGCGATCACTTACGTCCAGGACATGGGGCCCGACTGGTTCGGCGGCATCGGCTTTGCGGGCACGACGTCCGGCACGATCCTGCCGAGCGCGCGCGTCGACCTGTCGATCAACCGCAAGCTGCTCTCGAACCGTTCGCTCGTGCTGTCGGCGGGCGCGGGCTATGCATGGAACCGCAACGGCCACCGCGACCAGCTCTATCACCTCGGCGCGATCTGGTACGCGCTGCCGAAGTGGATATTCGAGGCGGGCTGGAACTATACGGTCGACTCGCCGGGCTCGGTGAAGGCGCCCGCGTATTACGGCGCGGTCACGTACGGCGAAGTCGGCAAGAGCGTGATCGTACTGCGCGGCGGTTTCGGCCGCGAGGCGTATCAGGCGATCGGCAACAACGCACAGATCACCGATTTCCGCAGCCACGAGATGTCGCTGAAGTGGCGCTACTGGATCACGCGCAAGTGGGGTACGCAGGTCGAGTTCGATTACTACCACAACCCGTACTACTCGCGTTTCGGCGGCGAAGTTGGCGTGTTCTATCGATGGTGA
- a CDS encoding polymer-forming cytoskeletal protein, producing MTTFNVMMPVAGMLGLPFLPLLNELVKRSDVDALPIGDGPFIDYPRRAAQWLDALRANVRGEPPAQGGAAPPWQALGLRVEHVDALSLARGERRDGVLYADRTIALGAGSQAAYAFAEVRIEIRAGATLGGFAYAPSVDIDNTLVRGAVIGQTVRLNGCGGFANLHGTPIVFGRTARAFGRDGALTPHRAMSIVSHLSGVPHRVLHDRYLVQRDVRLPPHTILHGTLIVEGRLTLGEGCVLLGSVKAHSVELECDALLHGAVFARHDVLLDEASCIDGVVSAGGLLRLTGARIGAADHPVSACARDVSVVGHACVHGDLVARRSGWYRAS from the coding sequence ATGACGACCTTCAACGTGATGATGCCGGTAGCGGGGATGCTAGGCCTGCCGTTCCTGCCGCTCCTGAACGAACTGGTGAAGCGCAGCGACGTCGACGCGCTGCCGATCGGCGACGGCCCGTTCATCGACTATCCGCGCCGCGCCGCGCAGTGGCTCGATGCGCTGCGCGCGAACGTGCGCGGCGAGCCGCCCGCGCAGGGCGGCGCGGCGCCGCCGTGGCAGGCGCTCGGCCTGCGCGTCGAGCACGTCGATGCGCTTAGCCTCGCGCGCGGCGAGCGGCGCGACGGCGTGCTGTACGCGGACCGGACGATCGCGCTCGGAGCGGGCTCGCAAGCCGCGTACGCGTTCGCCGAGGTGCGCATCGAGATTCGCGCGGGCGCGACGCTCGGCGGGTTCGCGTACGCGCCGAGCGTCGACATCGACAACACGCTCGTGCGCGGCGCGGTGATCGGGCAGACAGTGCGCCTGAACGGTTGCGGGGGATTCGCGAATCTGCACGGCACGCCGATCGTGTTCGGCCGCACCGCGCGCGCGTTCGGCCGCGACGGCGCGCTGACGCCGCATCGCGCGATGTCCATCGTGAGCCACCTGTCCGGCGTGCCGCATCGCGTTCTGCACGACCGCTATCTGGTGCAGCGCGACGTCCGCCTGCCGCCGCACACGATCCTGCACGGCACGCTGATCGTCGAAGGCCGGCTGACGCTCGGTGAGGGCTGCGTGCTGCTCGGCAGCGTGAAGGCGCACAGCGTCGAGCTCGAGTGCGATGCGCTGCTGCACGGCGCGGTGTTCGCGCGCCACGACGTGTTGCTCGACGAAGCGAGCTGCATCGACGGCGTCGTGTCGGCGGGCGGCCTGCTGCGGCTGACGGGCGCGCGTATCGGCGCGGCCGATCATCCGGTCAGCGCGTGCGCGCGCGATGTGTCGGTCGTCGGCCATGCATGCGTACACGGCGATCTCGTCGCGCGGCGCAGCGGCTGGTATCGAGCGTCGTAA
- a CDS encoding glycosyltransferase family 2 protein: MKNRRAMSLCVECVLLLIVFACSLAVRDTAMRPASASLAAVPLMRAAETALHVRAFAEPSRPNAVADANADADADADADADADAIAFPPAGPAPFDTARPPFAAVRPPAAGAQSASGSGIAAALCTAYLWMFALLTCIYAARHYVFSLDRLFKPQHAPYCAITHADWPEITVFVAAHNEEAVVVDCLMALLATTYPRDRLTIIPVNDRSTDDTRALIDGVQALAPDLIKPFHRESGKPGKAAALKDALREIRGDIMVVFDADYLPRPGLLKELVAPFFDPEVGAVMGRVVPQNANRNLLARLLDLERAGGYQVNQQARNNLGLVPQYGGTVGGVRKSALDAVGGWRDDTLAEDTDMTYRLLLSDWRTVYLNHAECYEEVPERWPVRARQLTRWAKGHNQTLFRYLIPLLCSPVMSRRCRLDGALLLGVFVMPALLALAWGVALALYLTNGIDSLALGLLMSVFALFAFGTFGNFGVFFEIVVAARLDGRATRLRLVPVNVVGFCVTIAAVVAALWGLALDVLLRRELRWDKTERFRRPLKSGR, encoded by the coding sequence ATGAAGAACAGGCGGGCGATGTCGTTGTGCGTGGAATGCGTGCTGCTGCTGATCGTGTTCGCGTGCTCGCTGGCCGTGCGCGATACCGCAATGCGGCCGGCGTCCGCATCGCTCGCGGCGGTTCCGCTCATGCGCGCGGCAGAGACAGCCTTGCATGTCCGCGCGTTCGCCGAGCCGAGCCGGCCGAACGCGGTCGCGGACGCAAATGCGGATGCGGATGCGGATGCGGATGCGGACGCAGATGCGGATGCGATTGCTTTTCCGCCCGCCGGGCCCGCGCCGTTCGATACGGCGAGACCGCCGTTCGCGGCCGTCCGTCCGCCTGCCGCCGGCGCGCAGTCCGCGTCCGGCAGCGGTATTGCCGCCGCGCTGTGCACGGCCTATCTGTGGATGTTCGCGCTGCTGACCTGCATCTACGCGGCGCGCCACTACGTGTTCAGTCTCGATCGCCTGTTCAAGCCGCAGCACGCGCCGTACTGCGCGATCACGCACGCGGACTGGCCGGAGATTACGGTGTTCGTCGCCGCGCACAACGAGGAGGCGGTCGTCGTCGATTGCTTGATGGCGCTGCTCGCGACGACTTATCCGCGCGACCGGCTGACGATCATTCCGGTCAACGACCGCTCGACCGACGACACGCGCGCGCTGATCGACGGCGTGCAGGCGCTCGCGCCCGATCTCATTAAGCCGTTTCACCGCGAGAGCGGCAAGCCGGGCAAGGCGGCGGCGCTGAAGGACGCGCTGCGCGAGATTCGCGGCGACATCATGGTCGTGTTCGACGCCGACTATCTGCCGCGCCCGGGCCTGCTCAAGGAGCTGGTCGCGCCGTTCTTCGATCCGGAAGTGGGCGCGGTGATGGGCCGCGTCGTGCCGCAGAACGCCAATCGCAATCTGCTTGCGCGCCTCCTCGATCTGGAGCGTGCGGGCGGCTATCAGGTCAACCAGCAGGCGCGCAACAACCTCGGCCTCGTGCCGCAGTACGGCGGCACGGTCGGCGGGGTCCGCAAGAGCGCGCTCGATGCGGTCGGCGGCTGGCGCGACGACACGCTCGCCGAAGACACCGACATGACCTACCGGCTGCTGCTGAGCGACTGGCGCACCGTCTACCTGAACCATGCGGAGTGCTACGAGGAAGTGCCGGAGCGCTGGCCCGTGCGCGCGCGTCAGCTCACCCGCTGGGCGAAGGGCCACAACCAGACGCTGTTCCGTTATCTGATTCCGCTGTTGTGCAGCCCGGTGATGTCGCGACGCTGCCGCCTCGACGGCGCGCTGCTGCTCGGCGTGTTCGTGATGCCCGCGCTGCTCGCGCTCGCGTGGGGCGTCGCGCTCGCGCTCTATCTGACGAACGGCATCGATTCGCTCGCGCTCGGCCTGCTCATGTCCGTGTTCGCGCTCTTCGCCTTCGGTACGTTCGGCAACTTCGGCGTGTTCTTCGAGATCGTCGTCGCGGCGCGCCTCGACGGCCGCGCGACGCGATTGCGGCTCGTGCCGGTGAACGTCGTCGGATTCTGCGTGACGATCGCGGCGGTCGTCGCCGCGCTGTGGGGGCTCGCGCTCGACGTGCTGCTGCGTCGCGAGTTGCGTTGGGACAAGACCGAGCGCTTTCGCCGGCCGTTGAAATCGGGACGATGA
- the wecB gene encoding non-hydrolyzing UDP-N-acetylglucosamine 2-epimerase has translation MKKILLAFGTRPEAIKMAPLVRALQARTDVDAKVCVTAQHRQMLDQVLQLFDITPAYDLNLMRQSQTLTDVTTGILQTIGAVFNDFDPDVVLVHGDTTTTLAVSLAAFYRYLPIGHVEAGLRSGDIWSPWPEELNRRVTDAVSSWHFAPTERAQHNLFSEGVPTEGVVLTGNTVIDALHDVKHMLDADAPLACEIAAQFPFLGRDERVILITGHRRESFGKPFEHFCDALRTLALRYPDVRFVYPLHLNPNVQRPAHSLLDGLSNVHLIAPQEYLSFVFLMSRAHFIITDSGGIQEEGPALGKPVLVTRETTERPEAIQAGTARLVGTNTERIVDEASRLLDDDDAYDEMSRATNPYGDGHASERIVHALLNMPCAGAATRFPLAAIEAPCNALALGLHALRSA, from the coding sequence ATGAAGAAGATCTTGCTTGCGTTCGGCACTCGTCCCGAAGCCATCAAAATGGCACCGCTCGTGCGTGCGCTGCAGGCGCGAACCGACGTCGACGCAAAAGTGTGCGTGACCGCGCAACACCGTCAGATGCTCGACCAGGTGCTCCAGCTGTTCGACATCACGCCCGCGTACGACCTGAACCTGATGCGGCAAAGCCAGACGCTGACCGACGTGACGACGGGCATCCTTCAGACGATCGGCGCCGTGTTCAACGACTTCGATCCGGACGTCGTGCTCGTGCACGGCGACACGACGACGACGCTCGCGGTGAGCCTCGCCGCTTTCTACCGCTACCTGCCGATCGGCCACGTCGAAGCGGGGCTGCGCAGCGGCGACATCTGGTCGCCGTGGCCCGAGGAATTGAACCGGCGCGTGACGGATGCGGTGTCGTCGTGGCACTTCGCGCCGACCGAGCGCGCGCAGCACAACCTGTTCAGTGAAGGCGTGCCGACGGAAGGCGTCGTACTGACAGGCAATACCGTAATCGACGCGCTGCACGACGTGAAGCACATGCTCGACGCCGACGCGCCGCTCGCATGCGAGATCGCCGCGCAGTTTCCGTTTCTCGGCCGCGACGAGCGCGTCATACTGATCACCGGCCATCGGCGCGAGAGCTTCGGCAAGCCGTTCGAGCATTTCTGCGACGCGCTGCGCACGCTCGCGCTCCGCTATCCGGACGTGCGCTTCGTCTACCCGCTGCATCTGAATCCGAACGTGCAAAGACCGGCGCATTCGCTGCTCGACGGCCTGTCGAACGTTCATCTGATCGCGCCACAGGAGTATCTGTCGTTCGTGTTCCTGATGTCGCGCGCGCATTTCATCATCACCGATTCGGGCGGCATCCAGGAAGAAGGGCCCGCGCTCGGCAAGCCCGTGCTCGTCACGCGCGAGACGACCGAGCGGCCGGAGGCGATCCAGGCGGGCACCGCGCGGCTCGTCGGCACGAATACCGAGCGAATCGTCGACGAGGCGTCGCGGCTTCTCGACGACGACGACGCATACGACGAGATGTCGCGCGCGACGAATCCGTACGGTGACGGCCATGCGAGCGAGCGGATCGTCCATGCGCTGCTCAACATGCCGTGTGCGGGCGCGGCGACGCGCTTCCCGCTCGCCGCCATCGAAGCGCCATGCAATGCGCTTGCGCTCGGCCTGCACGCACTGAGGTCCGCGTGA
- a CDS encoding LysR family transcriptional regulator — translation MLNFRHLYYFWVVVKEGGFARAAARLDMAVQTISAQVRELEKSIGHPLLKPAGRGVTMTDAGQAAFARAEEIFRIGQRIEDEVREAARGEGARLAVGLTDGISKLTAHAVLEPALTAPSLRLLCHDGEYEELLAELALHRLDLVLAGEPAPRRANLRLTSEQIVASPVDWYGPAAIVSSAARGRFPQCLADLPVLLPTAHAALRSRLDRWFDAHGIRPRIIGEFEDSALMAVFAARGLGVFPLSEPGAGDVALLRGLRRLGRAQGVTEEIHAIRSHRGQHHPLVAQILAAAERR, via the coding sequence ATGCTGAACTTTCGCCATCTGTATTACTTCTGGGTCGTCGTGAAGGAAGGCGGCTTCGCCCGCGCGGCCGCTCGGCTCGACATGGCGGTGCAGACGATCAGCGCGCAGGTGCGCGAGCTGGAAAAATCGATCGGGCACCCGTTGCTGAAGCCGGCGGGGCGCGGCGTGACGATGACGGACGCGGGGCAGGCCGCGTTCGCGCGCGCCGAGGAGATCTTCCGGATCGGACAGCGCATTGAGGACGAGGTGCGCGAAGCGGCGCGCGGCGAGGGCGCGCGGCTCGCGGTCGGGCTCACCGACGGCATCTCGAAGCTCACCGCGCACGCCGTGCTCGAGCCCGCGCTTACGGCGCCGTCGCTGCGGCTGCTGTGTCACGACGGCGAATACGAGGAACTGCTCGCCGAGCTCGCGCTGCATCGCCTCGATCTGGTGCTCGCGGGCGAGCCGGCGCCGCGCCGCGCGAACCTGCGGCTGACGAGCGAGCAGATCGTTGCGTCGCCCGTCGACTGGTACGGGCCGGCGGCGATCGTGTCGTCGGCGGCGCGCGGTCGCTTTCCGCAGTGCCTGGCCGACTTGCCGGTGCTGCTGCCGACCGCGCACGCGGCGCTGCGCTCGCGGCTCGACCGCTGGTTCGACGCGCACGGCATTCGGCCGCGGATCATCGGCGAGTTCGAGGACAGCGCGCTGATGGCCGTGTTCGCCGCGCGCGGCCTCGGCGTGTTTCCGCTGAGCGAGCCGGGCGCGGGCGACGTCGCGCTGCTGCGCGGGTTGCGGCGGCTCGGGCGCGCGCAAGGCGTGACCGAGGAGATCCATGCGATCCGGTCGCATCGCGGGCAGCATCATCCGCTGGTCGCGCAGATACTGGCCGCGGCGGAGCGGCGCTGA
- a CDS encoding TerC family protein: protein MDYLLTLAADPAVWAALVTLVAMEIVLGIDNLIFISILSNKLPEALRARTQRLGIGLALILRLALLGTVAWIARLTEPVFTLFDHAFSWRDLILISGGLFLVWKATKEMHHHVSNDGSDEACSTNAVGLTMWAAVSQILVLDIVFSIDSIVTAVGMTTHIPIMFVAVIAAVTAMLFAAGPLSRFIDRNPAIVVLALSFLMMIGTTLIAEGFGAHVPKGYIYAAMAFSAFVEGMNMLARRAKTKHAKRIAAE from the coding sequence ATGGACTACCTACTGACCCTCGCCGCCGATCCCGCTGTCTGGGCCGCGCTCGTGACGCTCGTCGCGATGGAAATCGTGCTCGGCATCGACAACCTGATCTTCATCTCGATCCTGAGCAACAAGCTGCCGGAAGCGCTGCGCGCGCGCACGCAGCGTCTCGGCATCGGCCTCGCGCTGATTCTCCGTCTCGCACTGCTCGGCACGGTCGCGTGGATCGCGCGGCTCACCGAACCGGTGTTCACGCTGTTCGACCATGCGTTCTCGTGGCGCGATCTGATCCTGATTTCGGGCGGCCTGTTCCTCGTGTGGAAGGCGACGAAGGAGATGCACCACCACGTGTCGAATGACGGCTCGGACGAAGCCTGCTCGACGAACGCCGTCGGCCTGACGATGTGGGCCGCCGTCAGTCAGATCCTCGTGCTCGACATCGTGTTCTCGATCGACAGCATCGTCACCGCGGTCGGCATGACGACGCACATCCCGATCATGTTCGTCGCGGTGATCGCGGCCGTCACGGCGATGCTGTTCGCGGCCGGCCCGCTGTCGCGCTTCATCGACCGCAATCCGGCGATCGTGGTGCTCGCGCTGAGCTTCCTGATGATGATCGGCACGACGCTGATCGCGGAAGGCTTCGGCGCGCACGTGCCGAAGGGCTACATCTACGCGGCGATGGCATTCTCCGCGTTCGTCGAAGGGATGAACATGCTGGCGCGGCGCGCGAAGACGAAGCATGCGAAACGAATCGCCGCGGAGTGA
- a CDS encoding pyridoxal phosphate-dependent decarboxylase family protein — protein sequence MDLEEGIKQLYPYAAEFGAMHGFPEHGMPRERLLEQLESMAAREDRKWEHGRCSGTMYCGDHEHYAFLNEAYGLFSHVNALQRDLCPSMNRMESEIVAMTVALLHGEAVTAHDGAHRACGALSLGGTESILNATLAYREKARAERGIVRPRMIWPASAHPAFRKAAHLFGFDVVVAPIDPETMRVDVDFVRDAIDADTVMIIGSACNYPYGTIDPIAALSDIAIDKRVWLHVDGCLGGWILPWGEALGYPDIPAFDFRLPGVTSISADTHKYGYGPKGGSVLAWRDASFRRYQYYLMTDWAGGVYGSPGLAGSRSGGLIAATWAALRSLGREGYLARALPIFDTAFDMQAAVHAIPELRVLGRPTFCFAFVSDAFDIYHVNDCMRQHGWRFNGLQHPDALHMCVTGPQTQPGVVERFRADLGEAVEYARRHANARPKSSGVYGGDSAGLDLRDDAQARAFFTQVLDLFTDCPF from the coding sequence ATGGATCTCGAAGAAGGCATCAAGCAGCTTTACCCGTACGCCGCCGAATTCGGCGCGATGCATGGCTTTCCGGAACACGGGATGCCGCGTGAGCGGCTGCTCGAGCAACTGGAATCGATGGCCGCGCGCGAAGACCGCAAATGGGAGCACGGCCGCTGCTCGGGCACGATGTATTGCGGCGATCACGAGCATTATGCGTTCCTGAACGAAGCGTATGGACTATTCAGTCACGTCAACGCGCTGCAGCGCGACCTGTGTCCGAGCATGAACCGGATGGAAAGCGAGATCGTTGCGATGACGGTCGCATTGTTGCACGGCGAGGCGGTGACCGCGCACGACGGCGCGCATCGCGCATGCGGCGCGCTGAGCCTCGGCGGCACGGAGAGCATTTTGAATGCGACGCTCGCTTATCGCGAGAAAGCGCGCGCCGAGCGCGGAATCGTGCGGCCGCGGATGATCTGGCCGGCGTCCGCGCATCCGGCGTTTCGCAAGGCCGCGCATCTGTTCGGCTTCGACGTGGTCGTTGCGCCGATCGATCCGGAGACGATGCGGGTCGACGTCGATTTTGTACGCGATGCGATCGACGCCGACACCGTGATGATCATCGGCTCGGCGTGCAATTACCCGTACGGGACGATCGATCCGATTGCCGCGCTATCGGACATCGCGATCGACAAGCGCGTGTGGTTGCACGTCGACGGCTGCCTCGGCGGCTGGATCCTGCCTTGGGGCGAGGCGCTTGGTTATCCTGACATTCCGGCTTTCGATTTCCGCTTGCCGGGCGTCACGTCGATATCGGCCGATACGCACAAATACGGCTATGGACCGAAGGGCGGCTCGGTGCTTGCGTGGCGCGACGCGAGCTTTCGCCGCTACCAGTACTACCTGATGACCGACTGGGCGGGCGGCGTGTACGGCTCGCCCGGTTTGGCCGGCAGCCGCTCGGGCGGCCTGATCGCCGCGACGTGGGCGGCGTTGCGCAGCCTCGGGCGCGAAGGGTATCTGGCCCGCGCGCTGCCGATTTTCGACACGGCATTCGACATGCAGGCCGCCGTTCATGCGATCCCGGAGTTGCGCGTGCTCGGCAGGCCGACGTTCTGCTTCGCATTCGTGTCGGATGCGTTCGATATCTATCACGTGAACGACTGCATGCGGCAGCACGGCTGGCGCTTCAACGGACTCCAGCATCCGGACGCGCTGCATATGTGCGTGACCGGGCCGCAGACGCAGCCGGGCGTCGTCGAGCGGTTTCGGGCAGATCTCGGCGAAGCGGTCGAATACGCGAGACGCCACGCAAATGCGCGTCCGAAGTCGAGCGGCGTGTACGGCGGCGATTCGGCCGGACTCGATTTACGTGACGACGCTCAGGCAAGGGCGTTCTTCACGCAGGTGCTCGATCTGTTTACCGATTGCCCGTTCTAG